In one Lolium rigidum isolate FL_2022 chromosome 3, APGP_CSIRO_Lrig_0.1, whole genome shotgun sequence genomic region, the following are encoded:
- the LOC124699875 gene encoding iron-sulfur protein NUBPL-like: MFRIASRSGLLGGKRCYSAATKGGLSISGVSDIIAVASGKGGVGKSTTAVNIAVALAKEFKLKVGLLDADIYGPSIPTMMHLDEKPEVSEDMKMIPVENHGVRCMSIGFLVEKDAPIVWRGPMVMSALEKMTRGVAWGNLDILVVDMPPGTGDAQLSMSQRLRLSGALIVSTPQDIALIDARRGANMFRKVQVPILGLVENMSCFKCPKCDEKSYIFGKGGAQRTAEDMDMKFLGEIPLEIDIRTGSDEGKPIVISSPNSASAQAYLGVAEKVTQRLKELAEERLMGPEISL; encoded by the exons ATGTTCCGGATCGCCTCCCGCTCG GGCCTGCTTGGTGGCAAGAGATGCTACAGCGCCGCCACCAAGGGCGGCCTCTCAATCAGTGGCGTAAGTGACATCATTGCGGTCGCCTCGGGGAAAGGCGGTGTCGGCAAGTCCACCACTGCAG TTAACATTGCTGTAGCTCTTGCGAAGGAGTTCAAGCTTAAAGTCGGTTTGCTAGATGCTGACATATATGGACCATCCATTCCTACAATGATGCATCTGGATGAAAAGCCTGAAGTAAGTGAAG ACATGAAGATGATTCCAGTTGAGAACCATGGAGTGCGATGTATGTCCATCGGGTTTCTTGTAGAAAAAGATGCGCCAATCGTTTGGAGAGGTCCTATG GTAATGAGTGCTCTTGAGAAGATGACAAGGGGAGTAGCCTGGGGTAATCTGGATATTCTTGTTGTTGATATGCCCCCAGGCACTGGTGACGCTCAACTATCAATGTCCCAAAGGCTTCGCTTATCTG GAGCTTTAATTGTCTCTACTCCTCAAGATATTGCTCTGATTGATGCCAGAAGAGGAGCAAACATGTTTCGTAAAGTTCAAGTTCCT ATTCTAGGATTAGTAGAGAACATGAGTTGCTTCAAGTGCCCAAAGTGTGATGAGAAGTCTTACATTTTTGGGAAAGGTGGAGCTCAGAGAACTGCGGAGGACATGGATATGAAATTTCTTGGTGAG ATACCTCTTGAAATCGACATCCGAACAGGCTCGGATGAAGGAAAACCAATTGTAATATCTTCGCCAAACTCTGCATCAGCTCAAGCTTACCTGGGTGTTGCTGAGAAGGTAACTCAGAGGCTCAAGGAGTTAGCCGAGGAGCGATTGATGGGCCCAGAAATTTCGCTTTGA